A single Cryomorphaceae bacterium DNA region contains:
- a CDS encoding NAD kinase, with the protein MRVGIYGKEIKSEHLKFAEELFECLKASGCELIAYFRFVERNTQYWSADIFDDTFQDHFDMMRKEVDVLISLGGDGTLLDSTMLVVNSGVPIMGVNFGRLGFLANIAREDIRKAIELLTTGQYEKEPRSVIRLDTQRDLFEGMNFALNELTVSRKDTTAMITVHVYLKDQLLNSYWCDGLIISTPTGSTGYSLSCGGPIIMPGSRNFVLTPIAPHNLTVRPFVLSDQVELRIRVEGRSEEHLVSLDSRVRSITSNDELIVKRANFDIHLVRFEGQTFSETLRNKLMWGIDKRN; encoded by the coding sequence ATGCGGGTCGGGATTTACGGGAAAGAGATTAAGAGCGAACATCTGAAGTTCGCGGAAGAGCTGTTCGAGTGCCTGAAGGCCTCGGGCTGTGAACTGATTGCGTATTTCCGTTTTGTCGAGCGCAATACCCAGTATTGGTCTGCGGACATTTTTGACGATACCTTCCAAGATCACTTTGACATGATGCGCAAGGAGGTAGATGTTCTTATTTCCCTTGGGGGAGACGGGACCCTCTTGGACAGTACCATGCTGGTCGTGAATAGCGGTGTTCCGATAATGGGGGTGAACTTTGGGCGACTGGGCTTTTTGGCCAATATCGCTCGAGAAGACATCCGCAAGGCTATCGAACTTTTGACCACAGGTCAATACGAGAAAGAACCGCGCAGCGTCATTCGCTTGGATACCCAGCGCGACCTTTTTGAGGGCATGAACTTCGCATTGAACGAGTTGACGGTGAGCCGAAAGGATACCACCGCCATGATTACCGTTCACGTCTATTTGAAAGACCAGCTCTTGAATTCATACTGGTGTGACGGGCTCATCATTTCTACACCTACGGGCTCTACAGGGTACTCTTTGAGTTGTGGCGGCCCCATCATTATGCCGGGCTCGCGAAACTTCGTTCTAACGCCTATTGCCCCGCACAACCTGACGGTTCGGCCATTTGTGCTGAGTGATCAAGTGGAGCTTCGGATCCGCGTCGAGGGCCGAAGCGAAGAGCATTTGGTGTCCTTGGATTCACGCGTTCGGAGCATCACGTCAAACGATGAATTGATCGTGAAACGAGCCAATTTCGACATCCATTTGGTGCGCTTTGAAGGGCAGACTTTTTCCGAGACCCTTCGGAACAAATTAATGTGGGGCATTGACAAGCGAAATTAA
- a CDS encoding outer membrane beta-barrel protein → MRRIAMLMLMVVTAGSLRAQSPEVGLWIGGSQYYGDVGIIESFYMPEDLAFGGFIRFNFNDHLALRTGVGFAGVQAADSLSVVPYRVNRNLSFRSSIFEADARLELNFWPYIIGVPKKHSLYVFAGLGFFTFKPQALYQDTWWDLQPLNTEGQGTNLAPDLDTYNQWSFSVPFGLGYKANIGRRFAVAVEFGARRTYTDYLDDVSGRYVDPTQLAAINGAVAGALSDRSINRAAGEDNTFYLRGNRETNDWYFISAISMSFKIFDNPERCHDFDD, encoded by the coding sequence ATGCGTAGAATCGCAATGTTGATGTTGATGGTGGTTACCGCGGGTTCCCTAAGGGCGCAAAGCCCTGAGGTTGGCTTGTGGATTGGTGGGTCACAGTACTACGGTGATGTCGGCATCATCGAAAGCTTCTATATGCCTGAAGATCTGGCCTTTGGAGGTTTTATCCGCTTCAATTTTAACGACCATTTGGCCCTTAGAACAGGGGTGGGATTTGCCGGTGTTCAAGCCGCGGATTCCCTGAGCGTGGTGCCTTATCGCGTGAACCGAAACTTGAGTTTCCGTTCGAGTATTTTCGAAGCCGATGCGCGTTTGGAGCTCAATTTTTGGCCCTACATCATCGGAGTTCCCAAAAAACACAGCCTTTACGTCTTCGCCGGACTCGGCTTTTTCACTTTTAAACCTCAGGCACTGTACCAGGACACCTGGTGGGATCTTCAGCCCTTGAACACCGAGGGTCAAGGAACCAACCTGGCGCCGGACCTCGACACGTACAATCAGTGGAGCTTTAGCGTGCCCTTTGGATTGGGGTATAAAGCCAATATTGGCCGTCGATTCGCGGTGGCGGTTGAATTCGGAGCACGAAGAACCTACACGGATTACCTGGACGATGTGAGTGGCCGATATGTAGATCCCACGCAATTGGCTGCCATCAATGGAGCTGTGGCTGGGGCCTTGAGCGATCGAAGCATCAATCGGGCCGCTGGAGAGGACAATACTTTTTATCTTCGAGGAAACCGAGAGACCAATGATTGGTACTTTATCTCGGCCATCTCGATGAGTTTTAAGATTTTTGATAACCCGGAGCGCTGTCACGACTTTGACGATTAA
- a CDS encoding isoprenyl transferase: protein MGLKEQINPERIPQHVAVIMDGNGRWARKKGMMRVFGHQNGVKAVRDTVEACAELNVKALTLYAFSTENWNRPKSEVDALMSLLISTLRKELHTLTENNIRLRAIGDLDALPPDGRRELQEVMDKTAMNGHMDLVLALSYSARWEMIEAAKKMAEAVAKGDLMPDEIDESCISNHLSTAGIPDPELLIRTSGETRISNFLLWQIAYTELYFTPTLWPDFRREDLYMAILDFQKRERRFGKTSEQIQERL, encoded by the coding sequence ATGGGCCTGAAAGAACAAATTAACCCTGAACGCATACCGCAGCATGTTGCCGTCATTATGGACGGGAACGGACGCTGGGCACGCAAAAAAGGGATGATGCGTGTCTTTGGCCATCAGAACGGGGTTAAGGCCGTGCGCGATACGGTAGAAGCCTGTGCGGAGTTGAACGTTAAGGCCCTGACGCTTTACGCCTTCAGCACAGAGAATTGGAACCGACCTAAAAGTGAGGTGGATGCCTTGATGAGCTTGCTGATCTCGACCTTGAGAAAGGAGCTCCACACCCTCACGGAAAACAATATTCGCCTTCGCGCCATTGGCGACTTGGACGCTTTGCCGCCCGACGGCCGCCGAGAGCTTCAGGAAGTCATGGACAAAACAGCCATGAACGGGCATATGGACTTGGTTCTGGCCTTGAGCTACAGTGCGCGTTGGGAAATGATAGAGGCAGCCAAGAAGATGGCCGAAGCTGTGGCCAAAGGTGATTTGATGCCGGATGAGATTGATGAGTCCTGTATTTCGAACCACTTGAGTACGGCGGGCATTCCCGATCCGGAGCTCCTGATTCGGACCAGTGGGGAAACGCGGATCAGCAACTTCTTGCTTTGGCAGATTGCCTACACGGAACTGTACTTCACCCCAACCCTGTGGCCGGATTTTCGCCGCGAGGATTTGTACATGGCCATCTTAGATTTTCAAAAACGCGAGCGCCGCTTCGGTAAAACGAGCGAGCAAATTCAAGAACGACTGTGA
- the bamA gene encoding outer membrane protein assembly factor BamA produces the protein MKGLWSKVLLLIGLTLFTHRAVEAQTGVEYATPRNYEIGGIELAGSENLDKNVVVLLSGLQVGDRIDIPGTKITKAIEKLWDQKLFDEIAISIKERIGDDVVILEIYLKELPRLSKFSFTGVKKSRIDDLRDLIQLNRGKVVNDNLIVSTKNRLENYYIEKGYLNANIQIDSKPDPNEANGMILDIAIDKGSRVKIEEIIFHGNEQVESVKLRRTMKDTKQMGIARIFKSSKYLEDEYRDDLQKIVGYYNTLGYRDAYVVKDSLYKYTDATVRLEIWIDEGSQYYFRNISWLGNTKYTNAELSKVLDVEKGDVYDQGRLDGRLYGSVDGNDVTSMYMDQGHLFFDIRPVEIYAENDSIDIEMRIREGQPARINRVYVTGNTRTNDHVIMREIRTKPGQLFSRTDVMRTTRELANLGYFDPEQIVPTPKPDPETGMVDIEYNVVERSTSQIELQGGWGAGRVVGTFGVTFDNFSTKQMFAENGWNPLPQGDGQRISLRAQSNGRFFQSYNASFTEPWLGGKKPNSLTVSFYHSVQNPTGRPKDDPLRQELSITGVGIGIGRRLKWPDDYFTLYTGVNLQRYNLFNYQNLFALGYTDGQSYNLNLKIILGRSSVDQPIYPRRGSNFAITAQITPPFSLLIDEDWGTVEPEVKYKFIEYHKWKIDASWYTRIIGDLVFKTQVQFGFLGQYNREWGYSPFERFYVGGDGLQGFVLDGREVIGLRGYPNNSVSPIGGGVIYDKFTAELRYPLTLNPNSTIYGLLFAEGGNAWGDFRQFKPFDIKRAMGFGVRIFMPMFGMLGVDFGYGYDPLGGPFGIPSGWQTHFILGQQF, from the coding sequence GTGAAGGGATTGTGGAGTAAGGTACTGTTGTTGATTGGCTTGACGTTGTTCACGCATCGCGCCGTTGAGGCGCAAACGGGCGTGGAATACGCTACCCCAAGAAATTATGAAATCGGCGGTATTGAGCTGGCCGGAAGTGAAAACCTCGACAAAAATGTGGTGGTCCTTTTGAGTGGACTGCAGGTTGGGGATCGCATTGATATTCCGGGCACCAAGATCACCAAGGCGATTGAGAAGCTCTGGGATCAGAAGCTCTTCGACGAGATTGCCATTTCCATCAAAGAACGTATTGGGGATGACGTGGTCATCCTGGAGATTTACCTCAAAGAATTGCCGCGGCTCTCGAAGTTCTCCTTTACGGGAGTGAAGAAGTCGCGCATTGATGACTTGCGGGACCTCATTCAGCTGAACCGTGGGAAAGTGGTCAATGACAACTTGATTGTCAGCACCAAGAACCGCTTGGAGAACTACTACATCGAGAAGGGATATTTGAACGCGAATATCCAGATTGATTCGAAGCCCGATCCGAATGAAGCCAATGGAATGATCTTGGACATTGCCATTGACAAAGGGTCACGGGTAAAGATTGAAGAGATCATATTCCACGGTAACGAGCAGGTCGAGTCCGTCAAACTGCGCCGGACCATGAAGGACACGAAGCAGATGGGAATTGCCCGTATTTTCAAGTCTTCGAAGTATCTGGAAGACGAGTACCGCGATGACTTGCAGAAGATTGTGGGTTACTACAACACGCTGGGGTATCGCGATGCCTACGTGGTCAAAGATTCGCTCTACAAGTACACAGACGCCACCGTCCGTTTGGAGATCTGGATCGATGAGGGAAGTCAGTACTACTTCCGAAACATCTCTTGGCTCGGAAACACCAAGTACACGAATGCGGAGCTTTCCAAGGTTCTCGATGTTGAAAAGGGAGACGTCTACGACCAAGGTCGTTTGGACGGACGTCTTTACGGTTCGGTTGACGGGAACGACGTGACGTCCATGTACATGGATCAAGGACACCTGTTCTTTGATATCCGCCCGGTCGAAATCTATGCGGAGAACGATTCCATCGATATTGAAATGCGGATTCGCGAAGGGCAGCCTGCGCGCATCAACCGAGTTTACGTCACCGGAAATACGCGGACCAATGACCACGTGATCATGCGGGAGATCCGCACTAAGCCGGGTCAGTTGTTCAGTCGTACGGATGTGATGCGGACTACGCGAGAGCTGGCCAACTTAGGATACTTTGATCCGGAGCAGATTGTGCCGACACCGAAGCCTGATCCCGAGACGGGGATGGTGGACATCGAGTACAACGTAGTAGAGCGTTCAACCAGCCAAATTGAGCTTCAAGGAGGATGGGGTGCCGGACGGGTTGTGGGAACCTTTGGGGTGACCTTCGACAACTTCAGCACCAAGCAGATGTTTGCCGAGAACGGATGGAATCCGCTTCCCCAAGGAGACGGCCAGCGCATCAGCCTACGGGCACAGTCCAACGGACGATTCTTCCAGTCCTACAACGCCAGCTTTACTGAGCCTTGGTTGGGAGGAAAGAAACCGAACTCCCTTACGGTGAGCTTCTACCATTCCGTACAAAACCCAACAGGGCGTCCCAAGGATGACCCCCTTCGTCAAGAGCTTTCAATCACGGGTGTCGGTATTGGAATTGGCCGTCGTTTGAAGTGGCCAGATGACTACTTCACCCTTTACACAGGGGTGAACCTCCAGCGCTACAACCTTTTCAATTACCAGAACTTATTTGCCCTGGGCTATACCGATGGCCAGTCCTACAACTTGAACCTGAAGATCATTTTAGGTCGCAGCTCTGTGGATCAGCCGATCTACCCACGTCGCGGATCCAACTTCGCCATTACCGCCCAGATTACTCCGCCATTCTCGCTCTTGATCGACGAAGATTGGGGCACGGTGGAGCCAGAGGTGAAGTACAAATTCATCGAGTACCACAAGTGGAAAATCGATGCGTCTTGGTACACCCGAATCATTGGCGACCTCGTCTTTAAAACCCAGGTCCAATTTGGATTCTTGGGACAGTACAACCGCGAATGGGGATACTCTCCATTTGAGCGCTTCTACGTCGGAGGAGACGGACTACAGGGATTCGTCTTGGATGGTCGTGAAGTGATTGGTTTGCGCGGTTATCCGAACAACTCCGTATCGCCGATTGGCGGCGGGGTGATCTACGACAAGTTCACCGCGGAACTTCGCTATCCACTAACCCTGAACCCCAACTCCACCATTTATGGCCTGCTGTTTGCAGAAGGAGGTAATGCATGGGGGGACTTCCGCCAGTTCAAACCTTTCGACATCAAACGCGCGATGGGTTTTGGTGTGCGGATCTTCATGCCGATGTTCGGTATGCTTGGGGTTGACTTCGGATACGGATACGACCCACTCGGCGGACCGTTCGGCATTCCTTCCGGATGGCAGACACACTTTATTTTAGGACAACAATTCTAA
- a CDS encoding OmpH family outer membrane protein produces MKKIWVLLLALGLMSTSAYAQKFGYVDTKYILQNIPDYDQAQTQLNDLSAKWQKEIEEKYGEIDRLYEAYKMEKILLTDQMKEAREQEILRKEKEAKELQQKRFGPQGDLFNKRLELIKPIQDQIYNAIQALAERGNYAVIFDRSSELRMIFADPKYDLSDRILDDLGYGY; encoded by the coding sequence ATGAAAAAGATTTGGGTATTGCTTTTGGCCCTCGGGCTGATGTCAACCAGCGCCTATGCGCAAAAATTCGGTTACGTAGATACCAAGTACATCTTGCAGAATATTCCTGATTACGATCAGGCACAGACCCAGCTCAATGATTTGAGCGCCAAGTGGCAAAAAGAGATCGAAGAGAAGTACGGGGAGATCGACCGCCTTTATGAGGCGTATAAAATGGAGAAGATCCTCTTGACCGATCAAATGAAGGAAGCACGCGAGCAGGAAATCCTCCGCAAGGAGAAGGAAGCTAAGGAGCTCCAGCAAAAGCGCTTTGGGCCGCAGGGAGACTTGTTCAACAAGCGTCTAGAGCTCATCAAGCCTATACAGGATCAGATTTACAACGCCATTCAGGCCTTGGCTGAACGCGGTAACTACGCGGTGATCTTTGACCGCAGCAGTGAACTGCGCATGATCTTCGCGGACCCCAAGTACGACTTGAGCGACCGAATCCTCGACGATTTGGGCTACGGCTACTAA
- a CDS encoding OmpH family outer membrane protein, with product MKTAMKTLALGLLMMVGTVAAQAQDSKIGHINVDELISLMPETKEAETALQAYAQSLETDLTDMQTELQTKVNNFRANEAVMTELSKETKYKEIQDLDQRIQEYQVKAQQDLQAKEIELLTPVLEKAQNAITEAATEGGFSYILDSSNSKGNVIYNEGGNDIMPAVKAKLGIQ from the coding sequence ATGAAAACGGCAATGAAAACTTTGGCTTTGGGCCTTTTGATGATGGTGGGAACTGTGGCTGCCCAAGCACAAGACTCTAAGATCGGACACATCAACGTTGATGAGTTGATCTCCTTGATGCCAGAAACCAAAGAAGCAGAAACAGCGCTTCAAGCCTACGCACAGTCTTTGGAGACCGACTTGACCGACATGCAGACGGAATTGCAAACCAAGGTCAACAACTTCCGCGCAAACGAAGCGGTGATGACTGAGCTCTCTAAAGAGACCAAGTACAAAGAAATCCAAGACCTCGATCAGCGTATCCAGGAGTACCAAGTGAAGGCACAACAGGATCTTCAAGCGAAAGAGATTGAGCTTTTGACTCCGGTTTTGGAGAAAGCACAAAACGCAATCACGGAAGCGGCTACCGAAGGTGGGTTCTCATACATCCTCGACAGCTCTAACAGCAAAGGAAACGTCATCTACAACGAGGGCGGAAACGACATTATGCCTGCAGTGAAAGCCAAGCTCGGCATTCAGTAA
- the murI gene encoding glutamate racemase, with amino-acid sequence MNADLPIGIFDSGIGGLTVASALRAELPNESLIYFGDTVHLPYGEKPPHDVRDYSLAIARFLAEYPCKAIVIACNTASAVAYEAVKAQHPQLPVFNVIDPVVDAVQDIPGQVVGVIGTRTTIRSGVYTDKLRERHPALEVHSVATPLLAHMIEEGFYHNQISRTVLDKYLDDPSLKTVNQLILGCTHYPLIEAEIDEFYAGRVSILNSARIVALEVKRVLGGVDGLSPEHLGADHFLVSEYTASFEQSARAFFGERIRLEEKKLG; translated from the coding sequence ATGAACGCGGATTTACCCATTGGCATCTTTGACTCCGGTATCGGTGGACTCACCGTAGCTAGCGCATTGCGTGCGGAGCTTCCAAACGAATCCCTGATCTACTTCGGCGATACCGTTCATTTGCCCTACGGAGAAAAACCCCCGCACGATGTCCGCGACTATTCCCTGGCTATCGCCCGCTTTTTGGCCGAATACCCCTGCAAGGCCATCGTCATTGCCTGCAACACGGCCTCAGCGGTTGCCTACGAAGCGGTCAAAGCCCAGCACCCACAGCTGCCCGTCTTCAACGTTATTGATCCCGTGGTCGATGCCGTTCAGGACATCCCTGGACAGGTTGTCGGCGTAATTGGCACCCGCACCACGATCCGAAGCGGCGTGTACACCGATAAGCTCCGCGAGCGTCATCCGGCCCTCGAGGTCCACTCCGTGGCAACTCCCTTATTGGCCCACATGATTGAAGAAGGCTTCTACCACAACCAGATTTCGCGAACTGTCCTGGACAAGTACCTGGACGACCCTTCCTTGAAGACCGTCAATCAGCTCATCTTGGGCTGCACCCATTATCCGTTGATCGAAGCGGAAATCGATGAATTTTATGCTGGACGTGTGAGCATCCTGAATTCCGCCCGCATCGTGGCCCTCGAGGTCAAAAGAGTGCTGGGAGGGGTGGACGGCTTATCACCGGAACACCTCGGTGCGGACCACTTTTTGGTCAGTGAATACACCGCCAGTTTTGAGCAAAGTGCTCGGGCCTTTTTTGGAGAGCGGATAAGGCTTGAGGAGAAGAAGCTCGGCTGA
- a CDS encoding gamma carbonic anhydrase family protein: protein MALIIPVRDIHPQYGEDCWFAENSTITGEVTMGNECSVWFNAVIRGDVHYIKMGHRVNVQDGAVIHATYQKSPTNIGNNVSIGHNALVHGCTIHDNVLIGMGAIVMDDCVVESGSIIAAGAVVLEGTHVKAGSIYAGVPAKKVKDVSEELVRGQIDRIAESYVMYSGWYKK from the coding sequence ATGGCACTAATTATTCCTGTACGCGACATTCATCCCCAATACGGCGAAGATTGCTGGTTCGCCGAGAATTCCACCATCACCGGTGAAGTGACTATGGGTAATGAATGCTCGGTCTGGTTCAACGCGGTCATCCGCGGAGATGTCCACTACATCAAAATGGGCCATCGGGTCAACGTTCAAGACGGGGCAGTCATTCACGCCACCTACCAGAAATCCCCCACCAACATCGGCAACAACGTGAGCATCGGGCACAACGCCTTGGTGCACGGCTGCACCATCCACGACAATGTGCTCATTGGAATGGGCGCCATTGTGATGGACGATTGCGTTGTAGAAAGCGGCAGCATCATCGCCGCCGGAGCCGTCGTCCTGGAAGGCACACACGTCAAAGCCGGCTCCATTTACGCCGGAGTACCCGCCAAAAAAGTCAAGGACGTCAGCGAAGAACTCGTCCGCGGACAAATCGACCGAATTGCTGAAAGCTATGTGATGTATTCGGGGTGGTATAAGAAGTGA
- a CDS encoding NifU family protein: protein MSEQKLPYTVYAEMTPNPAVLKFVANKPLVEGDQILEFKNIEEAKPSPLASRLFHFPFVKEVFITENYVSVTKFDIVDWEEVTLEIREFIRDYLQSGEPVLSAPVNTATSSATAAELAQPIEPLEGIDKKIVEILDEYVKPAVAQDGGNIKFKKYDAGQVHVILQGACSGCPSSTITLKNGIETMLKQMLPGQINEVVAENA from the coding sequence ATGTCAGAGCAAAAACTACCCTATACCGTTTATGCGGAAATGACTCCGAATCCGGCCGTCCTCAAGTTCGTGGCGAATAAGCCATTGGTCGAAGGAGATCAGATCCTCGAATTCAAGAATATTGAAGAAGCGAAGCCCTCGCCTTTGGCCTCTCGCTTGTTCCACTTTCCTTTTGTGAAGGAAGTGTTCATCACCGAGAACTACGTCAGTGTCACCAAGTTTGACATTGTCGATTGGGAAGAAGTGACCTTGGAGATTCGCGAGTTCATTCGCGACTACCTCCAAAGCGGGGAGCCCGTGTTGAGCGCTCCGGTGAACACGGCCACCAGCTCCGCAACAGCAGCCGAATTGGCCCAACCGATTGAGCCGCTGGAAGGCATTGACAAGAAGATCGTTGAGATCTTGGACGAGTATGTTAAGCCCGCCGTGGCACAAGACGGCGGAAACATAAAGTTTAAGAAATACGATGCTGGTCAAGTTCATGTAATCTTGCAAGGTGCGTGCAGCGGATGTCCGTCGAGCACCATTACCTTGAAGAACGGAATCGAGACCATGCTCAAGCAAATGCTGCCCGGTCAGATCAACGAAGTCGTGGCAGAGAACGCCTAA
- the pgi gene encoding glucose-6-phosphate isomerase, which yields MKPTEAHAWEKLAEHQHRLVDVHMREHFAQDPDRFQRFSVDWNGDILFDYSKHRIDAEAFKSLMDLAHEMGLEERRAALFAGAKINATEHRAVMHMALRSTRTAYQVDGAEVMDEVAQVRDAFLDFADRIREGEWKGYTGKRITDVVNIGIGGSDLGPRMVTRALQDLQPEHLNVHYVANVDGADITEVLQGLRPDTTLFLIASKTFTTQETMTNAHTARRWFLSEAQEADIPKHFAALSTNAAGVGEFGIAAENMFPFWEWVGGRYSLWSSIGLSAAISIGSKNFRELLAGAEAADEHFRDTPFEKNIPVLMAMLGVWYQNFWGARTQAIIAYDQRLEKLAPYLQQADMESNGKRVDKQGNEVNYRTGAVVWGEPGTNGQHAFFQLIHQGTQLIFCDFIAAVKPGHGEKDHHRKLWANFLAQTEAMMKGKTESEVRAELTAAGLEGDALEKLVPFKEFPGNIPTSSIVLKELTPFHLGALVAFYEHKIFTQGVIWNIHSYDQWGVELGKQLAKNILPELEDPQVQKEHDASTRGLIEYAHRSWPNLSE from the coding sequence ATGAAACCTACTGAAGCCCACGCCTGGGAGAAGCTTGCTGAACACCAACATCGCCTCGTGGATGTCCACATGCGCGAGCATTTTGCACAAGATCCCGACCGTTTCCAACGCTTCAGTGTGGATTGGAACGGGGACATTCTCTTTGACTACAGCAAGCACCGCATCGACGCTGAGGCCTTCAAAAGCCTCATGGACCTGGCCCATGAAATGGGCTTGGAAGAGCGCCGTGCCGCGCTTTTTGCCGGAGCCAAGATCAACGCCACCGAGCACAGAGCGGTCATGCACATGGCCCTGCGCAGCACCCGAACGGCCTACCAGGTCGACGGCGCCGAGGTGATGGATGAGGTGGCCCAGGTGCGCGATGCCTTCTTGGACTTCGCCGATCGCATTCGCGAAGGGGAGTGGAAGGGGTATACTGGTAAGCGCATCACCGATGTGGTGAACATCGGCATTGGCGGAAGTGATTTGGGGCCCCGAATGGTGACCCGCGCCCTTCAAGACCTGCAGCCCGAGCACCTGAACGTGCACTACGTGGCCAACGTCGACGGAGCGGACATTACCGAAGTCCTTCAGGGCCTACGGCCCGATACCACCCTCTTCCTCATTGCCAGCAAGACCTTCACCACCCAAGAGACCATGACCAACGCCCATACGGCACGTCGATGGTTCCTCTCCGAGGCCCAAGAGGCCGATATTCCCAAGCACTTTGCCGCCTTGAGCACCAATGCTGCTGGAGTGGGTGAATTCGGTATTGCCGCCGAGAACATGTTCCCCTTTTGGGAGTGGGTCGGGGGCCGATACAGCCTTTGGAGTTCCATCGGACTCAGTGCCGCCATCAGCATCGGAAGCAAGAACTTCCGCGAGCTTTTGGCCGGAGCCGAGGCGGCCGATGAGCATTTCCGGGACACGCCGTTTGAAAAGAATATTCCCGTCCTCATGGCCATGCTCGGGGTGTGGTACCAGAATTTCTGGGGCGCCCGAACACAGGCCATCATCGCTTACGATCAGCGTTTGGAAAAACTAGCTCCCTATCTCCAGCAGGCCGATATGGAAAGCAACGGTAAGCGCGTCGACAAGCAGGGCAATGAAGTGAACTACCGCACAGGAGCGGTGGTCTGGGGAGAACCGGGAACCAATGGGCAACACGCCTTTTTCCAGCTCATTCATCAAGGAACCCAGCTCATCTTCTGCGACTTTATTGCAGCCGTCAAGCCCGGACACGGAGAGAAGGACCACCACCGCAAGTTGTGGGCGAATTTCTTGGCCCAAACCGAGGCCATGATGAAGGGCAAAACCGAGTCTGAAGTACGGGCCGAATTGACTGCCGCAGGACTGGAAGGAGACGCTTTGGAAAAATTGGTGCCCTTCAAGGAATTTCCCGGGAACATTCCGACTTCCAGCATCGTTTTGAAGGAACTAACGCCTTTCCACCTAGGCGCGCTGGTGGCTTTTTACGAGCACAAGATCTTTACCCAAGGGGTGATCTGGAACATCCACAGCTACGATCAGTGGGGTGTGGAGCTCGGAAAGCAACTGGCGAAAAACATACTGCCGGAATTGGAAGACCCTCAGGTCCAAAAAGAACACGACGCCAGCACCCGCGGTCTCATTGAATATGCCCACCGCAGCTGGCCCAATTTGAGTGAATGA